In Sphingobacterium sp. R2, the genomic stretch TTAAAGCGGCTAGTTTGGGTTATAGAACAGGGGAGATCAATTTTGCTGAATTAAGTCAATTTTTAAGTCAGGCTATAGGGATTCGCCAGAATTATTTAGAAGTCCTTAATCAGTATAATCAATCAGCGATTCAATATAATTACTTCAATAACAAATAAGCCAACAATGAAAGTTTTCATAAAGATATTTATCGTATGTGTAGCCGTTACTGTTTTTTACGGTTGCAGTTCTAAAGAATCGAAGCATAAAGTTCAACCAGAAGGAAAGGAAGCGCCTAAATCCGAAGAAGGGCATGAGGAAGGGCCGGTTACCATAGCGGCACTGAGTGCGGCGCAAATCAAAGCCGTGGGTATTGTTTTTGGCGGTATTGAAGAGAAGGAACTAACGGCTAACCTTAAGGCTAATGGAATTTTGAGTGTACCCAATAACAATAAAGCCAATGCAACAGCGCTTTATGGTGGTGTGGTGAAGACATTGAATGTACAATTGGGAGACAATGTACGTAAGGGGCAGGTGATCGCTACGATTACCAACCCGCAGTTTGTACAGCTGCAGGAGGAATATGTATCCCTTGCAAGTAAGATTACCTTAGCTGAACAAGAAATGGCAAGGCAACAGGAACTTAATGAAGGTAATGCGGGCGCACGGAAAAATCTGCAGGCAGCAACAGCAGAATTCAACAGCTTACGGGCTAGGAAGGCTTCTTTGCAACAACAGATCCAATTGATGGGCATTAACCCCAATAGCGTGAATCTGTCCAATATGCGCACTTCATTGGCCGTGACAAGCCCTATCAATGGAACAGTGAGTAATGTTTTTGCGAAAATTGGGAGTTATGTAGATGTCTCTTCGCCGGTAATTGAGATTGTTGACAATAGTCTGCTGCACTTGGATCTGCAGGTGTTTGAGAAGGATCTACCCTTAGTTAAAGTGGGGCAGTTAATACACTTCCAACTGACAAACAATCCAGACAAAACGTATACCGCGAAAGTATTTACCATTGGTTCTTCCTTTGAAAAAGACAGCAAGACCATCGCTGTGCACAGTACCGTTGTGGGCAGCAAAGTGGGCTTGATTGATGGAATGAACATTACGGGGA encodes the following:
- a CDS encoding efflux RND transporter periplasmic adaptor subunit — its product is MKVFIKIFIVCVAVTVFYGCSSKESKHKVQPEGKEAPKSEEGHEEGPVTIAALSAAQIKAVGIVFGGIEEKELTANLKANGILSVPNNNKANATALYGGVVKTLNVQLGDNVRKGQVIATITNPQFVQLQEEYVSLASKITLAEQEMARQQELNEGNAGARKNLQAATAEFNSLRARKASLQQQIQLMGINPNSVNLSNMRTSLAVTSPINGTVSNVFAKIGSYVDVSSPVIEIVDNSLLHLDLQVFEKDLPLVKVGQLIHFQLTNNPDKTYTAKVFTIGSSFEKDSKTIAVHSTVVGSKVGLIDGMNITGMIGINNVRTPAVPNDAIVEADGRYYIFVETEKKPEEHDEGHDDHGHAHDEGEAEHAHSNEKEAGNHGEGQAKNINFEKIEIQKGVSALGYTAITPVSEIPAGTKIVVKGAFFINAKMSNTGGHEH